From a single Nissabacter sp. SGAir0207 genomic region:
- a CDS encoding L-ribulose-5-phosphate 4-epimerase has product MDALKQQVFEANMALPAHRLVTFTWGNVSGIDPTRQWMVIKPSGVRYEQLRPEDMVVVDMAGKVVEGRYRPSSDTATHLALYRHYPSLGGIVHTHSTYATAWAQAGRAIPALGTTHADYFFGEIACTRPLRRWEVEGEYEQQTGQVIIETVGPTEALLRPGVVVSQHGPFCWGRSPDEAVHNAVVLEEVAKMAWLAHSLNPTPRPLDTFLLEKHFLRKHGATAYYGQPEP; this is encoded by the coding sequence TTGGACGCACTGAAACAGCAAGTCTTTGAGGCCAACATGGCGCTGCCAGCCCATCGGCTGGTGACCTTTACTTGGGGCAATGTCAGCGGGATTGATCCCACACGGCAGTGGATGGTGATCAAGCCAAGCGGGGTGCGCTATGAGCAGCTCCGCCCAGAGGATATGGTAGTGGTGGATATGGCGGGCAAGGTGGTGGAGGGGCGCTACCGCCCCTCCTCGGATACCGCGACCCACCTGGCACTCTATCGCCACTATCCGTCGCTGGGCGGCATTGTGCATACCCACTCCACCTATGCCACCGCGTGGGCGCAGGCAGGGCGGGCGATCCCGGCGTTGGGTACCACCCATGCCGACTACTTCTTTGGGGAGATCGCCTGCACCCGCCCCCTGCGGCGCTGGGAAGTGGAGGGGGAGTATGAGCAGCAAACCGGGCAGGTGATCATTGAAACCGTCGGGCCGACAGAGGCGCTGCTCAGGCCGGGTGTGGTCGTCAGCCAGCATGGCCCATTCTGCTGGGGGCGATCGCCGGATGAGGCGGTACACAATGCGGTGGTGCTGGAGGAGGTGGCGAAGATGGCCTGGCTTGCCCACAGCCTTAACCCGACACCGCGCCCGTTGGATACCTTTTTGCTGGAGAAACACTTCCTGCGCAAACATGGTGCCACCGCCTACTACGGCCAGCCGGAGCCTTAA